In a genomic window of Gloeocapsopsis dulcis:
- a CDS encoding ATP-binding protein: protein MASIDQIIQREVNPFDTTTFKPGNFWQEQQDPALNINSIHKEAIATIEDILAQVAKDHRTRTIMLAGDSGSGKSHLLGRLKQTLNPKAFFVYIGPWADSHFIWRHILRQTVDSLLKVPEGQQESQLMLWLKSLSLFKQRGIIDKLLGDRQAFIHKLRGNFPTDIYNANEFFGVLHDLLNPELSILACDWLRGDNLDEDVLKALKVKNAIYSEDAARNILFNFGKISSQTQPIFLCSDNLESIPSLSDGLLDLQALFNVNSMLHNERIPNFLVLISIVTSNWVRNKDAVQPADIARIDSSIKLKTINLDQAEAIWRSRLFPLHQQAEPVPISPIYPLKREDLDEKFLGSKTYPRNTLILGRQLFQLYKSKLIITESKKQPSVSNPVMPEKQVITTLDTIQDLLAAFQLVWSKELQKIEQKITRIRQLSSPELMQMLHEALEALELKTQPRFLPSPTYTSYSLSYLSPQQKKSGIIWIEDPNMTSFFHVMNGCHKAVERKLCQTMFLIRAEKLGSKKTQGYQTYKQIFVGSPHCHIVPDLTSVHYLATYHSLVNAVSSRELVIRDKIPDLNELQAFVRDSQVLKNCTLLQVLGILAKQLSTPNPELDFEPVTEFIMNLVTTQQFLGRNTLVQNALDRFSSLPVDEIQIEQLMHKLCQENKVQILDPNAKPEAQLICLVPNSK, encoded by the coding sequence ATGGCATCTATCGATCAGATTATCCAACGCGAAGTTAACCCATTTGATACAACAACTTTCAAGCCAGGTAACTTTTGGCAAGAACAACAAGATCCAGCGCTAAATATTAATTCAATTCACAAAGAGGCGATCGCGACAATCGAGGATATTTTAGCTCAAGTGGCAAAAGATCATCGGACGCGCACCATAATGCTTGCTGGTGATTCTGGTTCAGGTAAAAGTCATCTTTTGGGTAGGCTTAAACAAACACTTAACCCTAAAGCCTTTTTTGTTTACATTGGTCCTTGGGCTGATAGTCATTTTATTTGGCGACACATTTTACGTCAAACAGTTGATAGTTTGCTTAAAGTACCAGAAGGACAACAAGAATCGCAGTTGATGCTGTGGCTAAAGAGTTTATCGCTGTTTAAACAACGGGGTATTATAGATAAATTGCTAGGCGATCGTCAAGCTTTTATACATAAACTGCGAGGAAATTTTCCTACTGATATTTACAATGCTAATGAGTTTTTTGGTGTACTACATGACTTATTGAATCCAGAACTAAGTATTCTTGCCTGTGATTGGTTGCGAGGAGACAACTTAGATGAAGACGTATTAAAAGCATTGAAAGTTAAAAATGCAATCTACTCTGAAGATGCAGCACGAAATATATTATTTAATTTTGGCAAAATTTCATCTCAAACTCAACCAATTTTCCTATGCTCTGACAATTTAGAAAGTATTCCTTCTTTATCAGACGGTTTACTAGATCTACAAGCCTTGTTCAATGTTAACTCAATGCTTCATAATGAGCGTATACCAAACTTTTTAGTGCTTATTAGCATAGTTACCAGCAATTGGGTACGGAATAAGGATGCTGTTCAACCAGCAGATATAGCTAGAATAGATAGTTCAATTAAATTAAAAACAATTAACCTAGATCAAGCAGAAGCAATTTGGAGATCTAGACTTTTTCCTCTACATCAACAAGCTGAGCCAGTGCCTATCTCTCCAATTTATCCACTGAAGCGAGAAGATTTAGATGAAAAGTTTCTTGGTAGTAAAACTTATCCTCGAAATACGCTAATTCTAGGAAGGCAATTATTTCAATTATATAAATCGAAGTTAATTATTACAGAATCTAAAAAGCAACCTTCAGTGTCGAATCCTGTAATGCCTGAAAAGCAAGTTATTACTACCTTAGATACCATCCAAGATCTATTAGCTGCTTTTCAACTTGTTTGGAGTAAGGAATTACAAAAAATTGAGCAAAAAATTACGCGCATTCGTCAGCTATCCTCACCTGAGTTAATGCAAATGTTACATGAGGCGTTAGAAGCCTTAGAATTAAAAACTCAGCCCCGATTTTTACCTAGTCCCACTTACACAAGTTATTCGCTAAGTTACCTGTCACCACAGCAAAAAAAATCTGGAATTATTTGGATAGAAGATCCAAATATGACTAGTTTTTTCCATGTGATGAACGGCTGTCATAAAGCTGTGGAGAGAAAGCTTTGTCAAACTATGTTCTTGATTCGAGCAGAAAAGTTAGGTAGTAAAAAAACTCAAGGTTATCAAACTTATAAACAAATTTTTGTAGGCTCACCACACTGCCATATTGTGCCAGATCTGACTTCAGTTCACTACTTGGCAACTTATCACAGCTTAGTTAATGCAGTAAGTTCTAGAGAATTGGTTATTCGAGATAAAATTCCTGACTTGAATGAATTGCAAGCCTTTGTGCGGGACTCCCAGGTACTAAAAAATTGTACCTTGTTACAGGTTTTAGGAATTCTTGCAAAACAACTTTCGACTCCTAATCCTGAACTAGATTTTGAACCTGTGACAGAATTTATAATGAACTTGGTTACAACACAGCAATTTTTAGGACGAAATACGTTAGTTCAAAATGCGCTTGATCGCTTTTCTTCACTGCCTGTAGATGAAATACAAATTGAACAATTGATGCACAAACTTTGTCAAGAAAATAAAGTGCAAATTCTTGATCCTAATGCTAAGCCCGAAGCCCAACTTATTTGTTTGGTGCCTAATTCAAAATGA
- the ileS gene encoding isoleucine--tRNA ligase has product MRANATKREPEIQQFWAENQIYDRLSQNNPGELFVLHDGPPYANGALHLGHALNKILKDIINRFQLLQGRKVRYVPGWDCHGLPIELKVLQNMKSAERQNLTPLELRRKAKDFALAAVEEQSKSFQRYGVWGDFDNPYLTLKPEYEAAQIGVFGQMVLKGYIYRGLKPVHWSPSSKTALAEAELEYPEGHTSRSLYAAFPVTHLAEAVSALGEFLPHLSVAIWTTTPWTIPANLAVAVNPELTYAVVEVSTDEQPKYLIVATDLVERLSQILASNLTIKAKVSGKDLEHSTYRHPLYDRESPVVIGGDYVTTESGTGLVHTAPGHGQDDYIVGQRYGLPILAPVDADGFFTEEAGQFAGLNVLGDGNSSVIDALSAAGALLKEEPYVHKYPYDWRTKKPTIFRATEQWFASVAGFRDEALQAISGVKWIPAIGENRITAMVSERSDWCISRQRSWGVPIPVFYDEETGEALLNEETIAHVQAIVAEQGTDAWWELSTLELLPESYRNNGRSYRKGTDTMDVWFDSGSSWAAVVKQRPELRYPADMYLEGSDQHRGWFQSSLLTSIAVNGYAPYKTVLTHGFTIDEQGRKMSKSLGNGIEPEIVINGGKNQKEEPAYGADVLRLWVSSVDYTSDAPLSKNILKQLSEAYRKIRNTARFLLGNLHDFDPSQHSVPYEQLPELDQYMLHRMTEVFKDVTEAMTSYQFFRFFQTVQNFCVVDLSNFYLDTAKDRLYISAPDAFRRRSCQTVLSVALENLARAIAPVLCHMAEDIWQQLPYSTPYKSVFEAGWVKLEEQWHKPELADSWQKLRQIRGEVNKVLEQARVEKMIGSSLEAKVLLYVPDAALKAQLQELHPSSAAQIAPAVVTPASVETKTSATETPKTWQEYLAEILQPFTRSPAYLRDVLKVYRELWVIAVVLAVFPLVILPIGLLKAVIVGINEIPLLPRVFQLIGIYATLRYLLFAFMRLMLSQKSKPQATEKSIADASAQPEEQLSPQANGVDELRYLFIASQVELVNSPEAVQQAKYNLQTEELGIGVVHADGKKCDRCWNYSVHVGEFTEHPLICERCVSALAGDF; this is encoded by the coding sequence ATGCGGGCAAACGCCACAAAGCGCGAGCCAGAAATTCAACAGTTTTGGGCGGAAAACCAAATTTACGATCGCCTGTCGCAGAACAACCCTGGCGAGTTATTTGTTTTGCACGACGGTCCCCCTTATGCTAACGGCGCACTGCATCTCGGTCATGCGCTCAACAAAATTCTTAAGGACATTATTAACCGATTTCAGTTGTTGCAAGGACGTAAAGTGCGCTACGTTCCTGGCTGGGATTGTCACGGTTTGCCGATTGAACTTAAAGTGTTACAAAACATGAAGTCTGCTGAACGGCAAAACCTCACACCTTTAGAATTGCGACGCAAAGCGAAAGACTTTGCCTTAGCTGCTGTTGAGGAACAAAGCAAAAGTTTCCAACGCTACGGTGTTTGGGGTGATTTTGACAATCCTTATTTGACGCTGAAACCCGAATACGAGGCAGCACAAATTGGCGTATTTGGGCAAATGGTTTTAAAAGGCTATATCTATCGCGGTCTGAAACCTGTCCATTGGAGTCCTAGCTCAAAAACTGCTTTGGCAGAAGCCGAATTAGAATATCCAGAAGGTCATACCTCGCGTAGTCTTTATGCTGCCTTTCCTGTCACTCATCTTGCTGAGGCTGTCTCTGCACTAGGTGAATTTTTACCGCATTTGAGTGTAGCGATCTGGACAACTACACCCTGGACAATTCCAGCTAACTTAGCGGTGGCGGTAAACCCAGAACTTACCTACGCAGTTGTGGAAGTCTCTACCGATGAGCAGCCTAAATACTTAATTGTGGCAACTGACTTAGTGGAACGTTTATCACAAATTCTCGCGAGCAATCTCACAATTAAAGCTAAAGTCAGTGGTAAGGATTTAGAGCATTCGACCTACCGCCATCCACTTTACGATCGCGAAAGTCCAGTCGTGATTGGTGGTGATTATGTCACGACCGAGTCAGGGACAGGCTTAGTCCACACCGCACCAGGTCACGGACAAGACGACTACATTGTTGGTCAGCGTTACGGTTTACCGATTTTGGCACCAGTTGATGCTGATGGCTTCTTTACAGAAGAAGCAGGACAATTTGCGGGGTTGAATGTCCTCGGTGATGGCAATTCCTCAGTCATTGATGCCCTATCTGCTGCGGGGGCGTTACTCAAGGAAGAACCTTATGTTCATAAATATCCCTACGATTGGCGAACAAAAAAACCAACAATTTTCCGTGCCACAGAACAGTGGTTTGCCTCAGTAGCAGGATTCCGCGATGAAGCACTCCAAGCAATTTCCGGAGTGAAGTGGATTCCCGCAATTGGCGAAAACCGGATTACCGCAATGGTGTCCGAACGCTCAGATTGGTGTATTTCTCGACAACGCAGCTGGGGCGTACCTATCCCTGTGTTCTACGATGAAGAAACTGGGGAAGCGCTACTCAACGAGGAAACGATCGCCCACGTCCAAGCGATCGTCGCAGAACAAGGTACAGATGCATGGTGGGAATTATCAACTCTTGAGTTATTGCCAGAAAGTTACCGTAATAATGGTCGGTCTTACCGCAAAGGTACAGATACGATGGATGTCTGGTTCGATTCGGGTTCCTCGTGGGCAGCAGTAGTAAAACAGCGTCCGGAATTACGCTACCCTGCTGATATGTATTTGGAAGGTTCTGACCAACACCGAGGTTGGTTTCAGTCGAGTTTACTCACAAGCATAGCAGTTAACGGCTATGCGCCTTACAAAACAGTCTTGACTCACGGTTTTACAATCGATGAGCAAGGTCGCAAAATGAGTAAATCGCTGGGTAATGGCATCGAACCAGAGATTGTGATTAACGGTGGTAAAAATCAAAAAGAGGAACCAGCGTATGGCGCTGATGTTTTACGGTTGTGGGTATCATCAGTTGATTACACCTCAGATGCGCCGCTGAGTAAAAATATTCTCAAGCAATTGTCAGAGGCGTATCGCAAGATTCGCAATACAGCACGATTCTTGTTGGGTAATTTACACGATTTTGACCCCAGTCAGCACTCTGTACCTTACGAACAGCTGCCCGAACTTGACCAGTATATGCTGCACCGGATGACGGAAGTCTTCAAAGACGTGACTGAGGCTATGACGAGTTACCAATTCTTCCGGTTTTTCCAAACAGTGCAGAATTTTTGTGTGGTGGATTTATCTAACTTCTACTTAGATACTGCTAAAGATCGATTGTACATTAGCGCTCCAGATGCGTTTCGGCGTCGAAGTTGTCAAACTGTGTTGAGTGTAGCACTCGAAAACTTAGCACGGGCGATCGCTCCTGTACTCTGTCACATGGCAGAAGATATTTGGCAACAACTACCTTATTCCACACCCTATAAATCAGTCTTTGAAGCTGGTTGGGTGAAGTTAGAAGAACAATGGCACAAACCTGAACTCGCCGATTCTTGGCAAAAGCTGCGACAAATTCGTGGAGAAGTGAACAAAGTTCTCGAACAAGCACGAGTCGAAAAAATGATTGGTTCTTCTCTGGAAGCTAAGGTGTTGCTTTATGTGCCTGATGCTGCACTCAAAGCACAATTACAAGAGTTACATCCTAGTAGCGCTGCACAGATCGCACCTGCTGTAGTTACGCCTGCGTCTGTAGAAACTAAAACCTCTGCAACAGAAACCCCAAAAACCTGGCAAGAGTACTTAGCTGAGATTTTACAGCCATTTACGCGATCGCCTGCCTACTTGCGAGATGTATTGAAGGTATACCGCGAACTCTGGGTTATCGCTGTCGTTCTTGCGGTGTTTCCCTTGGTTATCTTACCAATCGGCTTATTGAAAGCCGTGATTGTTGGAATCAATGAAATTCCTTTGCTACCGCGTGTGTTTCAACTCATTGGAATTTACGCAACACTGCGCTACTTGTTATTCGCATTTATGCGACTTATGTTATCGCAGAAATCAAAACCACAAGCTACTGAAAAATCCATTGCAGATGCATCAGCACAACCAGAAGAACAGTTGTCACCTCAAGCTAATGGCGTTGATGAACTACGCTATTTATTCATTGCTTCACAGGTAGAACTCGTCAATTCACCAGAAGCCGTGCAACAAGCGAAGTACAACTTACAAACTGAGGAACTCGGAATTGGTGTTGTTCATGCAGATGGGAAAAAGTGCGATCGCTGCTGGAACTACTCAGTTCACGTTGGCGAATTTACAGAACATCCGCTGATCTGCGAACGATGTGTTTCTGCGTTAGCCGGAGACTTCTAA
- a CDS encoding FMN-dependent NADH-azoreductase: MAHILHIDSSPRGERSFSRKLSYEFVTAWKNAHPEDTLTYRDLGKNPVPHVDEGWIAAAFTPPEARTTELNEAIKLSDELVDEFLAADRYVFGIPMYNFSVPSTFKAYIDQIVRVNRTFAVTEQGYEGLVYGKKMLVVTASGGSYKPGTPAEQYDYQKPFLQAVFGLVGITDIIFIEADNLSSSDDARQESLDEARAMIEELVANW; encoded by the coding sequence ATGGCGCATATTCTGCATATTGATTCTAGTCCCCGTGGTGAACGCTCTTTCTCTCGTAAACTTTCTTATGAGTTTGTTACAGCTTGGAAAAATGCTCATCCAGAGGATACACTGACTTACCGCGATTTGGGAAAAAACCCTGTACCTCATGTGGATGAGGGATGGATTGCTGCTGCGTTTACACCACCAGAAGCGCGTACTACTGAACTCAATGAAGCAATTAAACTCTCCGATGAATTGGTAGATGAATTTCTCGCAGCTGATCGCTATGTTTTCGGTATCCCAATGTACAACTTTAGCGTACCTTCGACTTTTAAAGCCTATATTGACCAAATTGTTCGTGTTAATCGCACTTTTGCTGTCACTGAACAAGGATATGAAGGTTTAGTGTACGGAAAGAAAATGCTAGTTGTCACTGCTAGCGGTGGTAGCTACAAACCAGGAACTCCAGCAGAGCAGTATGATTACCAAAAGCCTTTCTTGCAGGCTGTATTTGGCTTGGTTGGCATTACTGATATTATATTTATAGAAGCTGATAACCTCAGCAGCAGTGACGACGCGCGTCAGGAATCTTTGGACGAAGCCCGCGCCATGATTGAGGAGTTAGTTGCGAACTGGTGA
- a CDS encoding Ycf66 family protein has product MLAYILALAVGFFSLAIYMTAFFFPEVHRKGDFIWSGVGLFYALVLWVCSGRITGGVLLGQVAGVALLGWSVTQTLLLRRQLTPHLLQTAAPSAEEVKNTVQEKVSKSSFFSKLSQLTKRGSNSAATAKDRLQQLSEQTQVPETGSSATTATSTVPTTSIDNSIQVIDNRTFTPEQLEGAAIPQETSTESVNESISEVVSPDSTAADEVVQAARESTAETVQPDESTELDLSEETATEATSESSDVLRPNPPDPELVEAALKDAEEKHQDAAPPEPEAPDKQDS; this is encoded by the coding sequence ATGCTGGCATACATCCTGGCGTTGGCGGTAGGTTTTTTTAGCCTCGCTATCTACATGACAGCTTTCTTTTTTCCTGAGGTACACCGCAAAGGGGACTTTATTTGGAGCGGGGTAGGACTATTCTACGCCTTAGTCTTATGGGTGTGTTCTGGACGCATCACAGGGGGTGTACTACTCGGTCAAGTAGCTGGCGTTGCTTTATTAGGTTGGTCAGTCACCCAAACGCTGTTACTACGACGACAACTCACTCCACACCTTTTGCAAACCGCAGCACCCAGCGCGGAGGAAGTAAAAAACACAGTACAGGAAAAAGTTTCCAAATCGTCGTTCTTTTCTAAACTTTCGCAATTGACTAAGCGCGGTAGTAATAGTGCGGCTACTGCAAAAGATCGGTTGCAACAATTAAGTGAACAAACACAAGTTCCAGAAACAGGTTCCTCAGCGACAACTGCTACAAGCACTGTACCCACGACTAGCATCGATAACTCAATTCAAGTTATTGACAATCGTACGTTTACACCAGAGCAATTAGAAGGTGCTGCAATACCACAAGAAACTTCCACAGAGTCAGTAAATGAGAGTATTTCAGAAGTAGTTTCGCCAGATTCCACCGCAGCAGATGAAGTCGTCCAAGCTGCTAGAGAATCGACAGCAGAAACTGTTCAGCCTGATGAGTCCACTGAGTTAGATTTATCTGAGGAAACAGCAACAGAAGCAACATCTGAATCATCTGATGTGTTGCGTCCTAATCCGCCTGACCCTGAACTAGTGGAAGCTGCTCTCAAGGATGCGGAGGAAAAACATCAAGACGCTGCACCACCGGAACCCGAAGCCCCTGATAAGCAAGATTCGTAA
- a CDS encoding ParA family protein encodes MAYIIATANMKGGVGKTTLSVNLATALAKDHGKKVLVFDLDTQISATLSMMSPTDFAKYRKTKRTLKYLINQAIQPETRSKISVKEAIHHNACKLSNLDLLPGDIELYDEFVVSEMLHEEAFEVDRLDFETVWNRFERRLVKQILEPVIENYDFIILDCAPGYNLMTRSALAASSFYILPAKSEPLSIVGIQLLERRIAQLKESHASEVDLNINLLGIVFTMSGNLITGRYYKQVMQRINEDFDSAQIFKTQIPTDVNVAKAVDSFMPVVLTNPQSAGAKAFTQITQEFLQKLQATGINQQQTQLVNIS; translated from the coding sequence ATGGCTTATATCATTGCAACAGCAAACATGAAAGGCGGTGTTGGGAAAACAACACTAAGTGTGAACTTAGCGACTGCGCTAGCTAAAGATCATGGGAAAAAAGTTCTTGTTTTCGATTTAGACACTCAAATTAGCGCTACCTTGAGTATGATGTCTCCGACAGATTTTGCCAAATATCGCAAAACAAAGCGAACTTTAAAATACCTAATTAATCAAGCTATTCAGCCAGAGACGCGATCAAAAATCAGTGTCAAAGAAGCAATTCATCACAATGCATGTAAGCTTTCTAACTTAGATTTATTACCAGGAGACATCGAGCTATACGATGAATTTGTCGTTTCTGAAATGCTTCATGAAGAAGCTTTTGAGGTAGATCGATTAGATTTTGAAACTGTCTGGAATCGCTTTGAGCGAAGATTAGTGAAACAGATTTTAGAGCCAGTTATTGAAAACTACGATTTTATTATTCTCGATTGCGCACCTGGGTATAATTTAATGACTCGAAGCGCGCTTGCTGCGAGTAGTTTTTATATTTTACCTGCAAAATCAGAGCCGCTATCCATAGTAGGTATTCAGTTATTAGAAAGACGTATTGCTCAGCTTAAAGAAAGCCATGCATCTGAAGTAGATTTAAATATTAACTTGTTGGGTATTGTATTTACAATGTCGGGTAATCTAATTACGGGAAGATACTACAAACAAGTAATGCAGCGAATTAATGAAGATTTTGATTCAGCACAAATCTTCAAAACACAAATACCAACTGACGTCAATGTTGCTAAGGCAGTTGATAGTTTTATGCCTGTTGTATTAACAAATCCACAATCAGCAGGGGCTAAAGCGTTTACGCAAATTACGCAAGAGTTTTTACAGAAGCTGCAAGCAACAGGGATAAATCAACAGCAAACACAATTAGTCAATATCAGTTAA
- a CDS encoding DNA translocase FtsK, producing MNQVSNINLIQSPYLSKGNDIRAFIDRIASKNVLWLDTEVADYMTAHPRLSLVQVLSNSEDCTGNSTVILDVLDKPDLVTYFVHKIMANTKIEKVFHNANYDLRFLGKEHAKNVSCTWAIAKKLAKNSLSVTNLKLKTLASELCHFVNVDQTEQGSDWGRRPLSQKQLQYAKMDTVYLAHVHRRLIEIAKSNSEPTDNMLGAKTEHSLSVTNVRVAFECPRLFYLGYHFGGMTLFLPADTAIGIGTAFHELSNQFVNVAKQDSRFLALFEPAVEKLEVEAIASALQQLFYEGVFFPYLQASIQKEPSKAPALLQLWQGLIGLIRRWAQLLISNRRYCTAQEVIPKTFLAQELKIQHYFTLLNGTQQLIKGRCDSIVYDFAEQRLCVVEYKSYQSVDKSAQLAQVALYSYMLRKTIGVKINSAVYSVLPDLQELTFTWEQLEKTVHQLVPQKLQQMRQWLTWEPPQPNPPPPTSQPDLCYICPQRKKCQTFFNESEAIATDNLSAVSFEQITTSNNLDSEQHKAATPNADRTAQELVDTLQSFGIGVEYQGAAIGPAFIRVKLKPHAGVKVISILRLSNDLQVQLGLANLPFIAPQAGYISIDLPRQDRQVAGFEEYVQSQVLPADAQIKIAIGVNLDGQLVEADLSDPNTCHFLVGGTTGSGKSEFLRSLLLSLIVRYSPDHLKIALVDPKRVTFPEFEQMRSLYSPIVKDTEQAIELMDQLVGEMEQRYQRFESAGCADLSSYNQKMRSAIPRIVCIFDEYADFMAEKESRNALEQSIKRLGAMARAAGIHLIIATQRPEAKVVTPIIRSNLPGRVALRTASEADSAIILGGKQTSAAYLLGKGDLLYQVGAQLYRLQSLFAKAIQLS from the coding sequence ATGAACCAAGTTTCTAATATTAACTTAATACAATCACCTTATCTTTCCAAGGGTAATGATATTCGAGCATTTATTGATCGGATAGCTAGCAAAAATGTCCTTTGGTTAGATACTGAGGTTGCTGATTATATGACTGCTCATCCTAGATTATCTCTAGTTCAGGTTTTAAGTAATTCTGAGGATTGTACTGGCAACTCTACGGTAATCTTGGATGTATTAGATAAGCCTGATTTAGTGACGTATTTTGTTCATAAAATCATGGCAAATACCAAAATTGAAAAAGTATTTCACAATGCTAACTACGATCTCAGATTTTTAGGAAAAGAACACGCGAAAAATGTTAGTTGTACTTGGGCGATCGCAAAAAAGTTAGCTAAAAATTCTCTATCTGTTACGAATTTAAAATTAAAAACCTTAGCGTCAGAACTTTGTCACTTTGTCAACGTAGATCAAACAGAACAGGGAAGCGATTGGGGACGGCGACCATTATCACAAAAACAGTTACAGTATGCCAAGATGGACACAGTGTATCTAGCTCACGTGCATCGCCGTTTAATTGAGATTGCAAAAAGTAACTCTGAGCCTACAGATAATATGCTAGGAGCTAAAACTGAACATTCCTTAAGTGTTACTAATGTCAGAGTAGCCTTTGAGTGTCCGCGATTATTTTACTTAGGGTATCACTTTGGAGGAATGACGCTGTTCTTACCTGCGGATACTGCAATTGGAATTGGAACAGCATTTCATGAATTGTCAAATCAATTTGTCAATGTAGCAAAGCAAGACTCGCGTTTTTTGGCTTTATTTGAGCCAGCGGTTGAGAAACTGGAAGTAGAAGCGATCGCCTCTGCACTGCAACAGTTATTCTATGAAGGAGTATTCTTTCCATACCTACAAGCATCGATTCAGAAAGAACCAAGCAAAGCACCCGCACTACTTCAACTTTGGCAGGGACTTATTGGATTGATTCGCCGTTGGGCACAATTACTAATTAGTAATCGCCGCTATTGTACGGCACAAGAAGTTATTCCTAAAACGTTTCTAGCGCAAGAACTGAAGATTCAACATTACTTTACGCTTCTCAATGGAACGCAGCAGTTAATTAAAGGTAGGTGCGACAGTATTGTCTACGATTTTGCTGAGCAGCGCTTGTGTGTAGTTGAATATAAATCGTATCAGTCTGTAGATAAATCAGCACAGTTAGCGCAAGTCGCGCTTTACAGTTATATGCTGCGCAAAACGATTGGCGTCAAGATTAATTCTGCAGTTTATAGCGTACTACCCGATTTGCAGGAACTCACTTTTACGTGGGAACAACTGGAGAAAACAGTACATCAACTTGTTCCCCAAAAACTCCAACAGATGCGCCAATGGTTAACCTGGGAACCACCGCAACCTAACCCACCGCCGCCTACGAGTCAGCCTGATTTATGTTATATTTGTCCGCAGCGAAAGAAATGTCAAACCTTTTTTAACGAAAGTGAAGCGATCGCTACTGATAACCTATCAGCAGTGTCATTCGAGCAGATTACCACCTCAAACAATCTTGATTCAGAACAACACAAAGCCGCGACTCCTAACGCCGATCGCACTGCACAAGAGCTAGTCGATACATTACAATCTTTTGGCATTGGTGTTGAGTACCAAGGTGCTGCAATTGGACCCGCTTTTATCCGCGTGAAACTCAAACCTCATGCGGGAGTGAAAGTTATCTCAATTTTGCGCTTATCAAATGATTTACAAGTACAGCTAGGTTTAGCGAATCTGCCTTTCATTGCACCACAAGCAGGATATATCAGTATTGATTTACCACGTCAGGATCGGCAAGTTGCTGGCTTTGAAGAGTATGTTCAATCACAAGTATTACCTGCTGATGCTCAGATAAAAATTGCTATTGGGGTAAATTTGGATGGACAACTTGTAGAAGCTGATTTATCTGATCCGAATACTTGTCACTTTTTGGTTGGTGGTACAACTGGTAGTGGTAAAAGTGAGTTTTTGCGATCGCTTCTTCTTAGCCTGATTGTCCGTTATTCTCCAGATCATCTCAAAATTGCGCTTGTCGATCCTAAACGAGTCACGTTTCCAGAATTTGAACAGATGCGATCGCTCTATTCACCTATAGTTAAGGATACCGAACAGGCAATTGAATTAATGGATCAACTTGTAGGAGAAATGGAACAGCGCTATCAACGGTTTGAATCAGCAGGATGTGCTGATTTGAGTAGCTACAATCAGAAAATGCGATCGGCAATTCCCCGTATTGTCTGTATTTTTGATGAATATGCCGATTTTATGGCAGAAAAAGAAAGTCGTAATGCACTCGAACAAAGCATCAAGCGATTGGGTGCTATGGCACGCGCCGCAGGCATCCATCTTATCATTGCTACGCAACGTCCGGAAGCCAAAGTAGTCACTCCGATTATTCGCTCTAATCTACCAGGAAGAGTTGCGCTGCGGACTGCAAGTGAAGCTGATTCGGCGATTATTTTAGGGGGAAAACAAACTTCAGCGGCTTATCTACTCGGTAAAGGCGATTTACTCTACCAAGTCGGCGCACAGCTATATCGATTACAAAGTTTATTTGCAAAAGCGATCCAGCTATCGTAA